In Brachybacterium fresconis, the genomic stretch CCTCGACGTTCTTGATCTCGGGCAGATCCGAGGATCGGAAGATCGGGTCCAGGCCCTGGGCACGCTGGGCGTTGTAGTGCCGCAGCAGCTTGAAGGCCGTCGGCGCGAGGATCGCGATCACCACGAGGTTCACCAGAGCGATGAACACCATGGAGACCCCGGCGATGGTCCAGGCCAGATCCACGGCGATCACCGAGCCCAGGAACACCAGCGCGACGACGGCGCCGCCGAAGGCGAGATGCCAGCCGCGCTTGGAGGTGATGAAGTGCATGTTCGCCTCGCCGTAGGAGAAGTTCCCCAGCACCGAGGTGAAGGCGAGCAGGAACATGATCACGGCCAGCAGGACCGCGGCCCAGGAGCCGAGATTGCTCGACAGCGACTCCTGCACCATGACCAGTCCTTCGCCGCCGACGGACACGTCCGGGAAGGCGACCAGCACGATGAACGCGGTGATGGAGCAGATCAGGATGGTGTCGAAGTAGACGCCGAGGGTCTGGACCAGGCCCTGCTTGACCGGATGGCTCACCGAGGCGGTGGCGGCGACGTTCGGGACCGAGCCCATGCCGGCCTCGTTCGAGAGCATCCCGCGCTGGACGCCGTTGACGATCACCGCGCCGAAGCCGCCGCCGATCGCGGCCTGCGGGCTGAAGGCCTCGGTGACGACCTGAGTGATCACGCGCGGCAGCTCGCCGAGGTTCATGCCGACGATGATGATGCCGATCAGCAGGTAGATGATCGCCATGATCGGCACCATGTTCTGCGCGACGGTGGCCACGCGGCGCATCCCGCCGAAGATGATCGCGGCGGTGAGGACGGCCAGCAGAATGCCCAGGACGATGGGCAGCCAGGTCATCGATTCCGGATCGGCGTAGACGGCGACCGCTCCGGTGACCGCATCGACGATGGTGTTGGCCTGCAGCGAGGTGAAGGCGAAGGCGAAGCAGAAGATGAACAGGACCGCGAAGAACAGCCCGAAGCCGCGGCTGCCCAGCCCGCGCTGGATGTAGAAGGCCGGGCCGCCCTTGTAGGTGTCGTTCGCCCGGGTCTTCCACAGCTGGGCGAGGGTGGACTCGATGAAGCTCGCCGCACCGGTGAGCAGGCACATCACCCACATCCACAGCACCGCGCCCGGGCCGCCGAGGAAGATCGCCCCGGCCACGCCGGAGATGTTCCCGGTGCCCACGCGCGCCGCGGCGGAGACGGAGAAGGCTTGGAAGGCGCTGAGGGACTTGGTGCGCTCGGTGCGTCCGCGGCCCGCGCCGACCTTCTCGCGCTGGGCCTTCTGCGTGATCGCCCCGAGCATCGCCGGGATCATGCGGAACTGCACTGCTCCGCTGCGGATCGTGAAGTAGAGGCCGAGCACGATGACCACGGGCATCCCTGCCCAGGTCCACAGCCAGCCCTCGGCGTTGCCGAGGAACTCGTTCAGGGTCTCGAGGGGGTTCATGACCTCGACGGTACCGAGTCGGGCGCCGGGCGGTCCGCCGATTCCACCGTCTCGAGCCGGGTTCTACCGCAGACGAGTCCGTTGCTCCTCGCGCGCGCGAGGATCGTGCCCCGCCCCACACGGGAGTGACGCATGCCACATCGGACCGGCACCCCTTCCGTTCTGGCAGTTCACGGGCGCACCGAAACTCCAGCTCAGCATGTATAGACGGGGGTTGTCCGACAATCCGGCTGTCGGAGCCGCCGGGGTCACGTTTGCGTCACGACACTCCGAGGCGCCCCGTCCGCGATGAGGTCGGGGGTCCACATTCGTCGCCACTGTCGATAGCGTGGGGAACCGTTATGGGCCAGCTGACAACCAGTTCCGACCGCCACTCCTCGACCCGAGACACCACAGGGACCCCGGTCCCCGGCTTCGAGATCACCTCCCCCACCCGTCACCAGGGCGCCGACATGTGGCGCGTGGCCCGGGACAGCGGGACGCTGGACCTGAACACCTCCTACGCCTACCTCCTGATGGCACGGGACTTCGCGGAGACCTCCCGCGTCGCACTCCAGGACGGCGAGGTCGTCGGCTTCGTGCTCGGCTACCGCCGCCCGCTCGATCCCGGTTGCCTGTTCATCTGGCAGATCGCCGTCGACTCCTCGATGCGCGGCCGTAAGGTCGCCGCGCAGATGCTCGACGCGCTGGTCTCGGACCTCT encodes the following:
- a CDS encoding alanine/glycine:cation symporter family protein encodes the protein MNPLETLNEFLGNAEGWLWTWAGMPVVIVLGLYFTIRSGAVQFRMIPAMLGAITQKAQREKVGAGRGRTERTKSLSAFQAFSVSAAARVGTGNISGVAGAIFLGGPGAVLWMWVMCLLTGAASFIESTLAQLWKTRANDTYKGGPAFYIQRGLGSRGFGLFFAVLFIFCFAFAFTSLQANTIVDAVTGAVAVYADPESMTWLPIVLGILLAVLTAAIIFGGMRRVATVAQNMVPIMAIIYLLIGIIIVGMNLGELPRVITQVVTEAFSPQAAIGGGFGAVIVNGVQRGMLSNEAGMGSVPNVAATASVSHPVKQGLVQTLGVYFDTILICSITAFIVLVAFPDVSVGGEGLVMVQESLSSNLGSWAAVLLAVIMFLLAFTSVLGNFSYGEANMHFITSKRGWHLAFGGAVVALVFLGSVIAVDLAWTIAGVSMVFIALVNLVVIAILAPTAFKLLRHYNAQRAQGLDPIFRSSDLPEIKNVEVWVDEDVSDYQDERELASSRD
- the ectA gene encoding diaminobutyrate acetyltransferase — encoded protein: MGQLTTSSDRHSSTRDTTGTPVPGFEITSPTRHQGADMWRVARDSGTLDLNTSYAYLLMARDFAETSRVALQDGEVVGFVLGYRRPLDPGCLFIWQIAVDSSMRGRKVAAQMLDALVSDLSGVRTLETTITEDNAASQRLFASFAERHGAAHRIEPLIEEADFPDPGHGAELLHLIGELNSGS